One Gimesia sp. DNA segment encodes these proteins:
- a CDS encoding DUF1553 domain-containing protein, giving the protein MATAALTFTNLQDLSAEEAPLKDHEVEFFETKIRPVLIKHCYECHAADAKSIRGGLLLDTRAGTLQGGDSGPSVVPGKPEESMLLESLRFESYEMPPSGKLSDEIIQDFETWIKMGAPDPRKGESKVVSQQIDLEQGRQFWSFQPVKQPNPPQVTEPAWKQSPIDAFIRSRQQALQPSKLADRTTLVRRLYYDLTGLPPTPTQIDEYLNDTSEDATARLVDQLLDSPHFGERWGRYWLDVARFSQSTGGGRSLLYNSAWRYRNYVIDSFNEDKPFHQFIKEQIAGDLLDSDDFRERQDQLIATAFLLLGPTNYEQQDKEQLRMDVIDEQIQTIGRSFLGMTLGCARCHDHKFDPIPASDYYALAGILRSTKVLTPGNVSGWTKRPLPLPGQQEQARIEYEKALAQLTSAQKASQKELKQLKAELNTITLDDSSATLVGDWKQSTFYKDFIGKGYIHDQQQAKGKKLVTFTPRQLKSGRYDVQLAYNSAESRASRVPVTIKTATGQQTVYVNQRVQPTDGTFASLGKFDFRGTEEEEIVVSNEGTDGYVIVDAIRFVSIPVSASASETEPEINPQYEQTLSKIKATQRKIKSIRDEIAERKQNAPPEVPEIMSVYEGEEPGDYHLLIRGNVHQLGKKVPRGFLTVAQTESAPVIPADASGRLQLAEWVASPENPLTARVYANRVWQHLFGAGLVRTVDNFGIRGETPSHPELLDYLAQRLIENGWSTKALIREIVLSRTYRLSSHSTAAQRAADPDNRLLTHQNHRRLDAEAIRDTILFVSGDLDLKQHDQTVRPGTKSEYGYEFKNNYRSVYIPVFRNRLHELLAVFDFPDPNLSVGRRNTSTLSTQALYLMNNPFVMQQAEQIARRVNHDYPADQSARIDALFRIMLGRLPYATEKANAERFLELSQTETASEQIEAWTAFCQTMIACIDFRYIQ; this is encoded by the coding sequence TTCGAAACGAAAATTCGACCGGTGCTGATCAAACACTGCTATGAATGTCACGCAGCAGATGCGAAATCGATTCGCGGCGGACTGTTGCTAGACACCCGCGCGGGAACCTTGCAGGGGGGTGATTCCGGCCCTTCTGTAGTCCCCGGAAAACCTGAAGAGAGCATGCTGCTCGAATCACTGCGGTTCGAGAGTTATGAAATGCCTCCGTCGGGAAAGCTCTCCGATGAAATCATTCAGGATTTCGAAACCTGGATCAAAATGGGGGCTCCCGATCCACGCAAAGGCGAAAGCAAAGTCGTCAGTCAGCAGATCGATCTCGAACAGGGTCGGCAGTTCTGGTCCTTCCAGCCGGTGAAGCAGCCGAATCCTCCCCAGGTCACAGAACCGGCCTGGAAGCAGAGTCCCATCGATGCGTTCATTCGTTCCAGGCAGCAAGCTTTGCAACCGTCGAAACTCGCCGATCGGACGACTCTGGTACGCCGCCTGTATTATGACTTAACCGGTCTGCCACCGACTCCCACACAGATCGATGAATACCTGAACGATACCAGCGAGGATGCAACGGCCCGCCTGGTCGACCAACTGCTGGATTCCCCCCACTTTGGCGAACGCTGGGGTCGCTACTGGCTGGACGTGGCGCGCTTCTCACAGTCGACGGGCGGTGGTCGTTCTCTGCTCTACAATTCCGCCTGGCGATATCGCAACTATGTAATCGACTCTTTCAATGAAGACAAGCCGTTTCATCAGTTCATCAAGGAACAGATCGCAGGCGACCTGCTGGACTCAGACGACTTCCGCGAACGCCAGGACCAACTCATCGCGACCGCCTTTCTGCTGCTGGGACCGACCAATTACGAACAGCAGGATAAAGAACAACTGCGGATGGACGTGATCGATGAGCAGATTCAGACCATCGGTCGATCGTTCCTTGGGATGACACTCGGCTGTGCCCGCTGCCACGATCACAAGTTCGATCCCATTCCCGCTTCCGATTATTACGCCCTGGCCGGCATTCTCCGCAGTACCAAGGTGCTGACCCCCGGTAATGTTTCCGGCTGGACGAAGCGTCCGTTACCACTACCGGGACAGCAGGAACAGGCGCGAATCGAGTATGAGAAAGCCCTGGCACAACTCACGTCCGCGCAGAAGGCCAGCCAGAAAGAATTGAAACAACTGAAGGCGGAACTGAATACGATCACACTCGATGATTCCTCCGCGACCCTGGTGGGAGACTGGAAGCAATCCACGTTCTATAAAGACTTCATCGGCAAAGGCTATATCCACGACCAGCAACAGGCCAAAGGCAAAAAGCTGGTCACATTCACGCCACGACAGCTCAAGTCAGGGCGTTACGATGTGCAGCTGGCTTACAACTCGGCGGAGTCCCGCGCTTCGCGTGTGCCCGTCACCATTAAGACCGCAACCGGTCAGCAGACAGTGTATGTCAACCAGCGGGTACAACCGACGGACGGCACATTCGCCTCTCTGGGTAAATTTGACTTCCGGGGAACAGAGGAAGAAGAAATTGTTGTCTCGAATGAAGGCACCGATGGCTACGTGATTGTCGATGCCATCCGTTTCGTGTCGATTCCCGTCAGCGCCTCTGCCAGCGAAACAGAACCGGAAATCAATCCCCAATACGAGCAGACCTTAAGTAAGATCAAAGCCACGCAGCGTAAAATCAAATCCATTCGAGATGAGATTGCAGAACGCAAGCAGAACGCGCCTCCGGAAGTACCGGAAATCATGTCGGTCTATGAAGGGGAGGAACCAGGTGATTATCATCTGCTGATTCGCGGGAATGTGCATCAACTGGGTAAGAAGGTCCCTCGTGGATTTCTCACAGTCGCCCAGACTGAGTCGGCCCCGGTGATTCCCGCTGATGCCAGTGGGCGTCTGCAACTGGCGGAATGGGTTGCCAGCCCGGAGAATCCACTGACCGCCCGCGTGTATGCGAATCGCGTCTGGCAGCATCTGTTCGGTGCCGGACTGGTGCGAACCGTGGATAACTTTGGAATACGGGGAGAAACACCCTCGCACCCCGAACTGCTCGACTACCTGGCACAGCGTCTGATCGAAAATGGCTGGTCAACCAAAGCCCTGATTCGTGAAATCGTTCTGTCGCGAACCTATCGGCTCTCGAGTCATTCCACGGCTGCACAGCGTGCTGCCGATCCGGACAATCGCCTGCTCACTCATCAAAACCACCGTCGCCTGGATGCCGAAGCGATTCGCGACACGATCCTGTTTGTCAGTGGTGACCTCGACCTTAAGCAGCACGATCAGACGGTCCGCCCCGGTACGAAATCAGAATACGGTTACGAGTTCAAAAATAATTACCGCAGTGTCTATATCCCGGTATTCCGCAATCGTCTACACGAACTGCTGGCAGTGTTTGATTTCCCCGATCCCAATCTGTCCGTAGGACGCCGGAATACGAGTACTCTGTCCACACAGGCGCTGTATCTGATGAATAACCCCTTCGTGATGCAGCAGGCCGAGCAGATCGCTCGGCGCGTGAATCACGACTATCCCGCCGATCAGTCAGCCCGCATTGACGCCTTATTCAGGATCATGCTGGGACGTCTGCCATACGCAACAGAGAAGGCAAATGCAGAGCGATTCCTGGAACTGTCGCAGACAGAAACTGCTTCGGAACAGATCGAAGCCTGGACCGCCTTCTGCCAGACCATGATTGCCTGTATTGATTTTCGCTACATTCAATAA
- a CDS encoding cbb3-type cytochrome c oxidase N-terminal domain-containing protein, whose translation MSEKDQLTTHNYDGIQEYDNPMPGWWIMLFWGCIFFAFPYWLYYESGVPGRSIYDQYKEEVADNLRLQFAEIGELQLNSATVYKYKDDPKWLKVGESVFQMHCVACHAEKAEGKVGPNLTDDYWIHVKEIGDIATVVEKGANGQAMPAWGNRLHPNEIVLVASYVASLQGSLPEGTGKPPEPNAKKIGPWQAPAAAEGKSDTESAPKAEQDAATKQPES comes from the coding sequence ATGTCTGAAAAAGACCAGTTAACTACACATAACTACGACGGAATTCAGGAATACGATAACCCGATGCCGGGCTGGTGGATCATGCTGTTCTGGGGATGCATCTTTTTTGCGTTTCCCTACTGGCTCTACTATGAATCCGGCGTTCCCGGTCGGTCGATCTACGATCAGTACAAAGAAGAAGTCGCCGACAACCTGCGGCTGCAGTTCGCAGAAATCGGTGAACTGCAGCTGAATTCAGCGACAGTCTATAAATACAAGGATGACCCGAAATGGCTCAAGGTGGGTGAAAGTGTGTTTCAGATGCACTGCGTGGCCTGCCATGCAGAGAAAGCTGAAGGAAAAGTCGGCCCGAATCTGACCGATGATTACTGGATTCACGTCAAAGAGATCGGTGACATCGCCACGGTGGTCGAAAAGGGGGCCAACGGTCAGGCAATGCCCGCCTGGGGAAACCGACTGCATCCCAACGAAATCGTGCTGGTCGCATCCTATGTAGCCAGTCTGCAGGGGTCTCTACCGGAAGGAACCGGGAAGCCACCTGAACCGAATGCCAAAAAAATCGGCCCCTGGCAAGCGCCCGCTGCCGCGGAGGGGAAGTCTGATACTGAATCTGCCCCTAAGGCGGAGCAGGACGCTGCCACAAAACAGCCGGAGTCTTGA
- the ccoN gene encoding cytochrome-c oxidase, cbb3-type subunit I: protein MSAETTLENATQDSNLEKFVYDDQISRMFALATLVWGVVAFLVGIVIATELAFPSVNLGLDFITFGRLRPLHTNAAIFAFAGNAIFTAVYYSTQRLCRARMWSDMLSRLHFWGWQLIILAAALTLPLGITQSKEYAELEWPIDLAIAVVWVGFFGVNFFMTLARRRERHMYVALWFYIATIVTVALLHVFNNLVVPIGLFKSYSVYAGVQDAFMQWWYGHNAVAFFLTTPFLGLMYYFLPKAANRPIFSYKLSILHFWSLVFIYIWAGPHHLHYTALPQWASTLGMLFSIMLWMPSWGGMINGLLTLRGAWQKVTSDPVLKFFVVGITFYGMSTFEGPVLSIKSVNALSHYTDWTIAHVHAGALGWNGFMTFGMMYWLLPRLFQTELYSTRLANLHFWLGTVGILLYIFPIYVAGLTQGLMWRAITDTGQLAYPNFVETVRVLIPLYLIRAVGGVVYLSGALLLSYNFFQTWKRRPANYEEVEHYAPALEPHYDDDPAPKSRLSGVLEVAKKLDVFEQLAWHRRWERLPRLMTIWVIIAVVAASLFEIIPTFLIRSNVPTIATVTPYTPLELAGRDIYVAEGCYNCHSQMIRPMLAETKRYGEYSKPGEFVYDHPFQWGSRRIGPDLAREGGKQSNLWHLIHFRDPEKMTKGSIMPPYPWLEKRKLNFKTIPDRVWAASYLGAPYDKAALSDSIALAKKQAKAIADDIERQKGPSGLEDKQVVALIAYLQRLGTDLFKTPKSPNPSAEPAPAADNKTAQAEPASTR from the coding sequence GTGTCGGCTGAAACGACTTTAGAAAACGCCACTCAGGACAGTAATCTGGAAAAGTTTGTTTACGATGACCAGATTTCCCGGATGTTTGCCCTGGCGACACTGGTGTGGGGAGTAGTCGCCTTTCTGGTGGGGATCGTTATTGCGACCGAACTCGCGTTTCCTTCCGTGAACCTGGGGCTAGACTTCATCACTTTTGGCCGCCTGCGACCGCTGCATACGAACGCAGCCATCTTTGCCTTTGCCGGCAACGCCATCTTCACCGCCGTCTATTATTCGACGCAGCGTCTGTGCAGGGCCCGCATGTGGAGCGACATGTTGTCGCGTCTGCATTTCTGGGGCTGGCAGTTGATCATCCTGGCAGCCGCACTTACTCTGCCTTTGGGCATCACGCAGAGTAAGGAATACGCCGAGCTGGAATGGCCTATCGACCTGGCGATCGCCGTGGTCTGGGTCGGTTTCTTTGGTGTGAACTTCTTTATGACACTGGCCCGTCGACGCGAACGGCACATGTATGTAGCCCTCTGGTTCTACATCGCCACGATTGTGACTGTCGCGCTACTGCATGTGTTCAACAACCTGGTCGTACCGATTGGCCTGTTCAAGAGCTATTCCGTCTATGCCGGAGTGCAGGATGCTTTTATGCAGTGGTGGTACGGGCATAACGCGGTGGCCTTCTTCCTGACAACGCCGTTCCTGGGGCTGATGTATTACTTCCTGCCCAAGGCGGCAAACCGACCGATCTTCTCATACAAGTTAAGTATTCTGCACTTCTGGTCGCTGGTCTTCATTTATATCTGGGCAGGTCCGCATCACCTGCACTACACGGCGCTGCCTCAATGGGCTTCGACCCTCGGCATGCTGTTTTCGATCATGCTCTGGATGCCTTCCTGGGGCGGGATGATCAACGGACTGCTGACCCTGCGCGGGGCCTGGCAGAAAGTGACTTCCGATCCGGTGCTCAAATTCTTCGTGGTCGGGATCACCTTTTACGGGATGTCGACTTTTGAAGGTCCCGTGCTGTCGATCAAATCTGTGAATGCTCTGTCACACTACACCGACTGGACCATCGCCCACGTACATGCGGGCGCACTGGGCTGGAACGGGTTCATGACTTTCGGCATGATGTACTGGCTGCTGCCACGTCTGTTCCAGACCGAACTCTACAGCACGCGGTTGGCAAACCTGCATTTCTGGCTGGGAACCGTGGGGATCCTGCTGTATATCTTCCCGATCTACGTTGCGGGGCTGACGCAGGGACTGATGTGGCGGGCCATTACCGATACCGGTCAGCTGGCTTATCCCAACTTCGTAGAAACGGTTCGCGTGCTGATTCCGTTATACCTGATCCGCGCAGTCGGCGGGGTGGTTTATCTCTCCGGGGCACTGCTGCTGAGCTACAACTTCTTCCAGACCTGGAAAAGACGTCCTGCGAACTACGAAGAAGTTGAACATTACGCTCCCGCGCTGGAACCGCATTACGATGACGACCCGGCTCCCAAGTCTCGCCTGTCGGGCGTGCTGGAAGTCGCCAAGAAGCTGGATGTGTTCGAGCAACTCGCGTGGCACCGTCGCTGGGAACGGCTCCCCCGCCTGATGACCATCTGGGTGATCATCGCTGTGGTGGCTGCATCGCTGTTCGAAATCATTCCGACCTTCCTGATCCGGTCCAACGTACCGACCATCGCGACGGTGACACCTTACACACCACTGGAGTTAGCCGGACGGGATATCTACGTCGCGGAAGGTTGTTACAACTGTCATTCGCAGATGATTCGTCCCATGCTGGCAGAGACCAAGCGATATGGTGAATATTCCAAACCGGGTGAATTCGTTTATGACCATCCATTCCAGTGGGGTTCGCGTCGTATTGGTCCCGACCTGGCACGCGAAGGGGGCAAGCAGTCCAACCTCTGGCATCTGATTCATTTCCGCGATCCGGAAAAGATGACCAAAGGTTCGATCATGCCACCCTATCCATGGCTGGAAAAACGCAAGTTGAACTTCAAGACGATTCCGGACCGCGTCTGGGCTGCTTCCTACCTGGGAGCACCTTATGACAAAGCCGCCTTGAGCGATTCCATCGCACTCGCGAAGAAACAGGCGAAAGCAATCGCTGATGACATTGAACGTCAGAAAGGGCCCTCGGGCCTGGAAGACAAACAGGTCGTCGCGCTGATCGCCTACCTGCAGCGTCTGGGAACGGACCTGTTCAAGACTCCGAAATCCCCGAATCCATCCGCTGAACCCGCGCCTGCGGCCGATAATAAGACCGCGCAGGCAGAACCAGCGTCAACGAGGTAA
- a CDS encoding DUF1501 domain-containing protein, translating to MSVQYNPVTRRQLLRSSACGFGALALNGMLSQARGNTPSPITGNPLAPRQPMFPARAKRIIFIFMQGGPSQVDTFDYKPLLEEKNGEKMEFKNSRSIAKTGTYGKEQIMQSPWKFRQYGESGHWVSDLFPEIGRHVDDLCFIHSMHTNGVAHGPSTLFLHTGTTNLIMPSIGSWITYGLGTENENIPGFITISPSYGNGGPRNYSNAFLPSHYQGTALGRAGQPASEARFNNITNGQVPLRKQRQQLALLQSLNRDQLQSYREDDELAAVVNSFELAFRMQQHAPGLTDLSEESPATLKMYGIGDEATDDFGRQCLLARRMAEAGTRYIQVNYSDNANTPRWDQHSKIQKHEIHARATDKPVAGLIADMKQRGLLEDTLIWWGGEFGRNPFKQGADGRDHNPKGFTHFLCGGGVKPGFSFGATDEFGHEAVENKVHMHDMHATLLHLLGINHEKLTYRHAGRDFRLTDVEGRIVHDLFA from the coding sequence ATGTCAGTTCAATATAACCCTGTGACACGACGTCAACTGCTGCGTTCTTCCGCCTGCGGTTTCGGAGCGCTGGCCCTGAACGGAATGCTTTCCCAGGCACGGGGGAATACGCCCAGTCCCATTACAGGTAATCCACTGGCACCCCGGCAGCCGATGTTCCCGGCCCGGGCCAAGCGGATCATCTTTATCTTTATGCAGGGGGGCCCCAGTCAGGTCGATACTTTCGATTACAAACCGCTGCTCGAAGAGAAAAACGGCGAGAAAATGGAATTCAAGAATTCCCGCAGCATCGCCAAGACAGGGACCTACGGCAAAGAACAGATCATGCAGTCCCCCTGGAAATTCCGTCAGTACGGGGAGAGCGGGCACTGGGTATCCGATCTGTTTCCGGAAATCGGACGTCACGTGGATGACCTCTGTTTCATTCACAGTATGCACACGAATGGAGTCGCCCATGGTCCGAGTACACTGTTTCTGCACACCGGGACGACGAATCTGATCATGCCTTCGATCGGCTCCTGGATCACCTATGGTCTGGGAACGGAAAACGAAAACATTCCCGGCTTCATTACAATATCTCCCTCTTATGGGAACGGTGGACCGCGCAATTACTCCAATGCTTTTCTGCCTTCGCATTACCAGGGAACGGCACTGGGGAGAGCAGGGCAGCCCGCCAGTGAGGCCCGCTTTAACAATATCACCAATGGTCAGGTTCCCCTGAGGAAGCAGCGTCAGCAACTGGCATTACTGCAGTCTCTGAACCGCGACCAGCTACAGTCCTATCGGGAAGATGATGAACTGGCGGCGGTTGTCAATTCGTTCGAACTCGCGTTCCGCATGCAGCAACATGCTCCGGGACTGACCGATCTGTCTGAGGAATCTCCGGCGACGCTCAAAATGTACGGCATTGGTGATGAAGCGACCGACGACTTTGGACGTCAGTGCCTGCTGGCACGTCGAATGGCTGAGGCGGGGACCCGCTATATTCAGGTCAACTATTCCGACAATGCGAATACACCCCGCTGGGACCAGCACAGCAAAATTCAGAAGCACGAGATCCACGCCCGGGCAACCGACAAGCCGGTCGCGGGGTTGATCGCTGATATGAAACAGCGCGGGCTACTGGAAGACACTCTGATCTGGTGGGGAGGCGAATTCGGTCGTAACCCATTCAAACAGGGGGCCGATGGTCGCGATCACAACCCGAAAGGCTTTACTCACTTCCTGTGTGGCGGCGGTGTCAAACCTGGTTTTTCCTTTGGGGCGACCGATGAATTCGGGCATGAAGCGGTTGAGAACAAGGTCCACATGCACGATATGCACGCCACGCTGCTGCACCTGCTGGGAATCAATCATGAAAAGCTGACCTACCGACACGCGGGTCGCGACTTCCGCCTGACCGATGTGGAAGGTCGCATCGTCCACGATCTGTTCGCCTGA